Proteins from a single region of Pseudopedobacter saltans DSM 12145:
- the metI gene encoding methionine ABC transporter permease MetI: protein MLDNMTISLLLKGLWETVFMTLAAGFFGFVLGLPTGTLLFLTRKGQLLENRIYNKTVSFLVNVFRSIPFIILIVWMIPFTRAMVGTSIGMYAALVPLSVGAAPFVARLVENSLLEVPGGLIETARALGASPMQIICKVLLPEALPSLINNASITLITLVGYSAMGGAVGAGGLGQIGYQYGYIGYDAVMMNTVLVLLVALVFTIQFTGDRLSRRFDHR, encoded by the coding sequence ATGCTGGATAATATGACTATTTCTTTATTGTTGAAAGGACTTTGGGAAACTGTTTTTATGACTTTGGCCGCAGGTTTCTTTGGTTTTGTATTGGGATTGCCAACTGGTACTCTTTTATTCCTGACCAGAAAAGGGCAGTTGCTTGAAAATAGGATATACAATAAAACAGTGTCATTTCTGGTGAACGTTTTCCGCTCTATTCCATTTATCATTCTGATTGTATGGATGATTCCTTTTACCAGAGCGATGGTAGGGACCTCTATCGGTATGTATGCTGCGTTGGTTCCGCTAAGTGTTGGCGCTGCTCCGTTTGTAGCAAGACTGGTAGAGAATAGTTTATTGGAAGTTCCGGGTGGTTTAATAGAAACTGCAAGGGCTTTAGGTGCAAGTCCAATGCAGATTATCTGTAAAGTTCTGTTACCCGAAGCACTGCCTTCGTTAATTAACAATGCTTCTATTACTTTAATTACTTTGGTTGGTTACTCTGCTATGGGAGGTGCTGTTGGTGCTGGCGGTTTGGGACAAATCGGTTATCAGTACGGATATATTGGTTACGATGCGGTGATGATGAATACCGTCCTTGTGTTATTGGTGGCTTTGGTTTTTACTATACAGTTTACAGGAGATAGGCTTTCGAGGAGATTTGATCATAGATAA
- the metQ gene encoding methionine ABC transporter substrate-binding lipoprotein MetQ: MNAIKRILALAIIPILLQACGGGAKKDNPNLIRVGITSGPERELAEAAKKVAAEKYNLDVELVIFNDYVVPNEALNNGDIDVNVFQHEPYLKEQSAKRGYELAVVGKTFVYPIVGYSKKIKNIDELKPGSTIAIPNDPTNGGRSLLLLQRYGLLKLKDGVGLLPRVTDIIENPKNLKILEIEAPQLSRVVDDKEVVMAIINNNFAAQAGLDANEYGVLKEDKESPYVNIIVAREDNKGQDKVKNFVKAYQSKEVEEAAEKAFKGGAVRGW, translated from the coding sequence ATGAACGCTATAAAAAGAATATTGGCACTTGCTATAATTCCCATCTTATTACAAGCTTGCGGCGGCGGTGCAAAAAAAGATAACCCAAATCTAATTAGGGTTGGTATTACATCGGGGCCTGAAAGAGAATTGGCTGAAGCAGCAAAAAAAGTTGCCGCAGAGAAGTATAATCTGGATGTGGAATTGGTTATTTTTAACGATTATGTAGTACCTAATGAAGCGTTGAATAACGGAGATATCGATGTGAATGTTTTTCAGCATGAACCTTATTTAAAAGAGCAATCAGCTAAAAGAGGTTATGAATTGGCTGTGGTTGGAAAAACTTTTGTTTATCCGATCGTTGGCTATTCAAAGAAAATTAAAAACATCGATGAGCTAAAGCCGGGAAGTACAATCGCTATTCCTAATGACCCAACAAACGGTGGCCGTTCTTTATTGCTTTTGCAAAGATATGGACTTTTGAAACTGAAGGATGGTGTGGGGCTTTTGCCACGGGTGACTGATATTATAGAAAATCCTAAAAATCTAAAAATTCTAGAGATCGAAGCTCCGCAATTGAGTCGGGTAGTGGATGATAAGGAGGTTGTTATGGCTATTATCAATAATAACTTTGCTGCGCAGGCAGGCCTTGATGCTAATGAATACGGTGTTTTAAAGGAAGATAAGGAATCTCCATATGTAAATATTATTGTTGCCAGAGAAGATAATAAAGGCCAGGATAAAGTAAAGAATTTTGTGAAAGCATATCAATCAAAAGAGGTTGAAGAGGCGGCAGAAAAAGCCTTTAAAGGTGGAGCTGTAAGGGGATGGTAG
- a CDS encoding acyltransferase family protein, translated as MGKRVYQIDLFRFIAAIVVVLHHYLFRGHAADGKSPIAFDGLADIFKYGYLGVDFFFIISGFVIVLSIRDLSIKKFIVSRITRLYPAYWFCVILTFLVITYFGSPIFYANFPQLIANLTMLHSFIGYDNIDGVYWSLIVELQFYFLIGAFLIFNQFVKIKFDHLVLFWLGITVLHLFFKDFIIFKAAYYLLILEWSSYFIAGIIFYQIFKEGIKTKHIVLLLICLAISLKGAIIQIDKVQQHYNTSFSPYIICAAITAFYLLMFLVTTGRLQAINSPKMLQLGLLTYPLYLVHQNIGYIIFNNFGMYINKYFLLLFTVTLMLMLSYFISKYIEPPIAAFLKNVLEKRFYLKSRKLSSQT; from the coding sequence ATGGGAAAAAGAGTTTATCAAATTGACCTGTTTAGATTTATTGCTGCAATAGTAGTGGTCTTGCATCATTATTTATTCAGAGGGCATGCGGCTGATGGCAAAAGTCCGATTGCATTTGACGGACTTGCAGATATTTTCAAGTATGGATATTTAGGTGTCGATTTTTTTTTCATCATCAGCGGATTTGTGATCGTTCTTTCCATCAGAGATTTATCTATTAAAAAATTCATCGTTTCCAGAATTACCAGGCTTTACCCCGCTTATTGGTTTTGCGTTATATTGACTTTCCTGGTTATCACTTATTTTGGATCTCCGATATTCTATGCCAACTTTCCACAGTTAATTGCAAATCTAACCATGCTCCATAGCTTTATTGGCTACGACAATATTGATGGTGTTTACTGGTCGCTAATTGTAGAACTTCAATTCTACTTCCTGATAGGTGCATTTCTTATTTTTAATCAATTCGTAAAAATAAAATTCGATCATTTAGTCTTGTTCTGGTTAGGAATTACAGTACTACATCTGTTTTTCAAAGATTTTATAATATTTAAAGCCGCTTATTACTTGCTGATACTGGAATGGAGTTCATATTTCATAGCTGGAATAATATTCTATCAGATCTTTAAAGAAGGGATAAAGACAAAACATATAGTTCTGTTATTGATATGTCTCGCAATCTCTTTAAAAGGAGCTATAATCCAAATAGACAAGGTACAACAACATTATAATACATCATTTTCTCCTTATATCATTTGCGCTGCAATTACCGCTTTTTATTTATTGATGTTTTTGGTCACAACAGGTAGGCTGCAAGCCATTAACTCACCAAAAATGCTTCAATTAGGTTTACTTACCTATCCACTATATTTGGTTCATCAGAACATTGGTTATATTATCTTCAATAATTTTGGAATGTATATCAATAAATATTTTCTACTGTTATTTACTGTTACACTCATGTTAATGCTATCCTACTTCATAAGTAAATATATAGAGCCACCTATCGCTGCTTTTTTAAAAAATGTGCTGGAAAAAAGATTTTATCTCAAAAGCCGCAAACTATCATCCCAAACCTAA
- a CDS encoding TonB-dependent receptor plug domain-containing protein, whose amino-acid sequence MKKSNLYGALLISAFFNSAVFAQTNVQSLNEVLIQGNRLQIQLSEQNRNVDVITAQEIQKLPAKSVNEILGYVSGVDIRQRGPFGTQADISLDGGSFEQTLILLNGIKITDQQTAHNTLNLPIPTEAIERIEILRGPAARVYGVNSLTGAINIVTKNPESTALFANVFAGSNFKKDEEGNGDLYNGRGVQLGGSIAKEKHTHQLYTSHESGTGYRYNTAYHNNRIFYQGQIKPDEQNKIDVLAGFVRSSFGANGFYAAPGDKESKEVVSTTLASVKSKHLINGRFTLSPQVGYRYNFDDYRYYRYDLSKARSRHHSNAVTVEINGDYRMDFGEFGFGVETRYEQINSTSIGKHERENYGLYTEFRTDKIERVNLNVGAYVNYNSVYGWQVFPGLDFSYLLKPGFRFVFNSGTSQRIPSYTDLYLQQPGNLGNADLISEKAYQIEGGFKYDANRLSAKAIVFYRNIDDFIDWTKDVITNPWLANNTGSIRTTGFNFQTQYLLTKNAVYNWNLNVGYTYLSPEFKDQPSTQFSKYKIESLRHQLVAKLGWQYRNWSALLAERYQERISYKDYFLTDLRVNFNQKQFDYYLDFQNIFDKTYIEAAAVPMPGRWFSLGVKYRLDAH is encoded by the coding sequence ATGAAAAAATCCAACTTGTATGGAGCACTGTTAATTAGTGCTTTTTTCAATTCAGCCGTTTTTGCACAAACTAATGTTCAATCTCTAAACGAGGTGTTGATACAGGGAAACAGGTTACAAATTCAATTGTCTGAACAGAATAGAAATGTTGACGTTATTACCGCTCAGGAAATACAGAAATTGCCGGCTAAGTCGGTAAATGAGATATTAGGCTATGTGTCTGGTGTGGATATACGACAAAGGGGGCCGTTTGGAACTCAGGCTGATATCAGTTTGGATGGCGGAAGTTTTGAACAAACATTAATTTTATTGAATGGCATAAAAATTACCGATCAACAAACGGCGCATAATACATTGAATTTGCCTATTCCCACGGAGGCCATTGAACGCATTGAGATTTTAAGAGGGCCTGCGGCCAGAGTTTATGGTGTAAACAGTTTAACAGGAGCTATTAATATTGTTACTAAAAATCCCGAGTCTACCGCATTATTTGCGAATGTATTTGCTGGAAGTAATTTCAAGAAAGACGAGGAAGGAAATGGGGATTTGTACAACGGGCGTGGCGTTCAGCTAGGTGGAAGTATAGCAAAAGAAAAACATACACATCAGTTGTATACCTCTCATGAATCTGGTACCGGATACCGTTACAATACAGCTTATCACAATAACAGGATTTTCTATCAGGGACAGATTAAACCCGATGAACAGAATAAAATTGATGTTTTGGCCGGTTTTGTGAGAAGCTCTTTTGGTGCTAATGGTTTTTATGCAGCACCCGGCGACAAAGAATCTAAAGAAGTTGTGAGTACGACACTGGCCTCTGTAAAGTCTAAGCATTTAATTAATGGTCGCTTTACATTAAGCCCACAAGTTGGTTATAGATATAATTTTGATGACTATCGTTATTACAGGTACGATCTTTCTAAAGCCAGAAGCAGGCATCATTCAAATGCTGTAACAGTGGAAATTAATGGCGATTACAGAATGGATTTTGGTGAATTTGGATTTGGAGTGGAAACGCGTTATGAGCAGATTAATTCTACCAGTATAGGTAAACACGAGCGTGAGAACTACGGACTTTATACAGAGTTTAGAACAGATAAAATCGAGCGTGTTAATCTAAATGTTGGTGCTTATGTAAATTATAATTCTGTTTACGGCTGGCAGGTGTTTCCAGGTTTAGACTTTAGTTATTTGCTAAAGCCAGGTTTCAGATTTGTATTTAACAGCGGAACAAGTCAGCGCATTCCTTCTTACACAGATTTGTATCTTCAACAGCCAGGAAACCTTGGTAATGCAGATTTGATTTCTGAAAAAGCATATCAGATTGAAGGTGGTTTTAAATATGATGCCAATCGCTTATCTGCAAAAGCAATAGTTTTTTATAGAAATATAGATGATTTTATAGATTGGACTAAAGATGTTATCACTAATCCATGGCTGGCAAATAATACAGGTTCTATTCGTACCACTGGTTTCAACTTTCAAACACAATATTTGTTAACCAAGAATGCTGTGTATAACTGGAACCTAAACGTAGGTTATACTTACTTATCTCCGGAATTTAAAGATCAGCCTTCCACACAATTTTCAAAATATAAGATAGAAAGTCTTAGACATCAATTGGTAGCCAAATTGGGATGGCAATATCGCAATTGGTCTGCTTTGCTTGCAGAACGTTATCAGGAACGTATTTCTTATAAAGATTACTTTTTGACTGATTTACGTGTGAATTTCAATCAAAAACAATTTGATTACTATCTGGATTTTCAAAATATCTTCGATAAGACTTACATAGAAGCAGCTGCGGTTCCAATGCCAGGTAGGTGGTTTAGTTTAGGAGTGAAATATCGTCTGGACGCTCATTAG